The Takifugu rubripes chromosome 3, fTakRub1.2, whole genome shotgun sequence genome contains a region encoding:
- the wnk3 gene encoding serine/threonine-protein kinase WNK1 isoform X5: MATDPGEPTGTEDSAEKPDGQREEGRARPQRERTLSTPSNFPSSGNQERNPTTGEDGGILGEGGGGRKGEPSQVRDKKPVRMISFSTPSLPDSTGPKQLRREKRFFRKSVEICEEADDVEVPPEAPHSAPHSALHASDSVFAGAVLPQGAASPAAPGHDPSCPGSSQEADRDAPSTTANQRGKEREREQEEEAEMKAVATSPGGRFLKFDIELGRGAFKTVYKGLDTETWVEVAWCELQDRKLTKAEQQRFKEEAEMLKGLQHPNIVRFYDSWESVLRGKKCIVLVTELMTSGTLKTYLKRFKVMKPKVLRSWCRQILKGLHFLHTRTPPIVHRDLKCDNIFITGPTGSVKIGDLGLATLMRTSFAKSVIGTPEFMAPEMYEEHYDESVDVYAFGMCMLEMATSEYPYSECQNAAQIYRKVTSGIKPASFDKVNDPEIKEIIEGCIRQNKSQRLSIRDLLNHAFFGEDTGVRVELAEEDTGTQDCLALRIWVDEPKKLKGKHKDNEAIEFSYDLENDVAEEVALEMVKSGFFHESDAKVVGKSIRDRVNLIKKSRERRQQQQLLQQQQQGLEERRDSAFTSSTFAHPSWPSSSGPGAAGQTGGGGQESEEPSDGDQHIKQHYIFSGTTPNLPEDESIGSASCESYASGQSHYSHQGEFYSHSQTFPAVAPSCSTPSRPQMVPIGESGSVPNLPVGQSASMSSMSVGQSGGGAAAQTFLQPNPMVPQVSPSVQQQYFQSQTFPSDAFQSAIPPGSIAPSQSYIPPASLQMPVNVLTAPISVSDPAGLAGAVVPLVQQTQPPATPIQLADIIPHAAPLQTQPVMIPQHTIVQQQQIGMDPQTSTIQQQPQQQMEAQVALLDQQVTATLPPMETQPQGLSATAVLTHATEPPQQIFVQQPAPPVHSLPEQKLFPAPTGMEQPAMSLPQEQHQAFRPQLTAEPFEQIAMLQPQQLHHTPQQQQALLQQHQASLYVKQQLDQQQQQAFIQAQMQQHQLDHQHALMQKKLLDQQQQQILIQQQEQKQHQQVYLQPNLEQQQQELPRQQQQPQSQLYQQCGQNLVGIQKESEKPQQQQPGLQQQTHQTQQQQDLQQILMQQLQQQQLQQNFQLQQQEQQQAQLKQQIEQQQQALLQQQKQLIFQQQQAERLQQQALMQQKIQEQQQANIIHPQQPEKDDTAAFPQSKSEQQIQQQFPELHHPYIPQPNTSQYPVHATLSQQQGVGQQQHAAFIQKQQGFVGQPQLHPSLTEHHIPVGAPPITEVAQQKQIVSQAHVAMAIQTTQIPVQTPAVGPAQVLTQQGQNVAFPQGQIPAQFVAQPTAQTASAMIESQVGLQGSVQGQAPAIQTQQIPLQTTYPGTVAPMQNQATAQELLHNQPLHLTLGQSQSQTGVQPSAAISSAHSQIQCETCVQQNLQTGLIQPHLHQQAFEASVHQLHAPSAAAQFTPQYVPQPTHSGTPPVTDLTYMPQPQQEPMQQYLQMPPTAAGIVAPTTDQSPPVTDPNSVATVQQVRQTSTPGQALLGAVNQVEQKSIGSTADPSVIAAVPQSTGQYKELQKLAHVQEPLAPSCPQPQLLSRYIANPTQQQHAPNQAISAAAHQVTFPTATAAPNSAAGLQSQDRSLSFYSDSAAGVPSSPQHQTKQMLPAHTHTQTSIQSQTHSQTQTQTHTQAHSHTQTRTETPASEQPAVPHAAFPASQMPLSPTHTSHPPTSLPLLLPSLPPYHPAVEPLTELPSSPPAAQVASPELADFIPTSPPPVTTLHSLESNAPKLPQASLQDCDPSLLGTAQDGLYLSSTERHSSSGSVPANGEESLLLANGKLDRLKSQRRASALRPEKVSHQFQLTMLQVSGSGDNMVECQLETHSNKMVTFKFDIEGDAPEDIADYMVEEDFVLDIEKEKFVEELQAIVKKAQENLQTHSLTGSTDQLHVSTPSSSSVDSVPYSSPVGRWRFFINQTIRHRDSLSSQGAATPLPTSDTKTSQSLKTETENEGPQSLESLNGMSSPPCPSHSATSPASMQPSALPPISAPSGSISAPASTFEASVPFAPVAELLPPGPSEQVSSAPSSILVPAAVNIPTLSTAAAIKSPTLTTLHLDVLSSADMSGCSILGNAPDPSPASFLSPTLPPLSAAAMISSAVSQLGAEQQLTLNPVSKQTQAQLQQTPVVQQQLYTIMAEQQTQQTQHPVPMQHLQHRAFQEQAQLQQDRKLQQSLTLQQQQTMQKQIPQSNVTEVPVLPQLDHPELPVPLQQSQQALPQQPPQQYAQHLLQQQQLQQMPQQGMAPQAAAQQQGHIDHQQQQMPLQETLQFQQQQMALQQQQQQRQQQQQQQQQQQQQQQQQQQQQQQQMFMSAAILKPDQTQLLPLPGSQQLFQQQPLLNVVPVQSQQTLVQQTHVPAEAVQQNVHTHLKLQHFDQQQQEMVKATEAPPMQQQRPLQKQSSLQMSESEASAGDTSVTEDMCSHSASFYPTSDSSLPPLHPSTAEAPTPALSHALTPSPAQPSSVAESDSEGPPKIEYVDNRIKTLDEKLRNLLYQEYSSGAPMTGGAASGPASTASSSVGGDKLSEPQSFPPPASSSDTSPHSSSSSTSSTTSRSSSTSPGPPERVGAGKEGPSVSEPLTMEEQPSTSIPSTSTSSTPPTSLMPPKQLDCTGPQKPPVPGEPTILAVSPHSSTPGDTSWQSGQHPIPLRHGEQKHNAGGRSSGEGLKEDKEVSPLNSPSHKGRFQVTPVPHSSPPKDTTSSHVGTHRKVGRFSVTKAETRKEDWLTDSSPVSPDLERERRTHAKEEEKEERKRVSAMAHLPRGNGHNHSPLGSSDDDEDDESELEDEELRRELHRLREKHIKEVVSLQAQQNRELQDLYRQLRSFKDQRQSLPASLSRAPLPAAPAVLSPRRHRPAKSKLRPRPHSHMDNNGVTHSGLQQPSNFSGSEQSRLPHCCNPEQHTSLPLPGKEGTVDNNPLRKCTFTDELHKLVDNWTKETMDPTPHRPSLNQIKQIQQELGGWCQQSEVPPSGWFSMAPQSPVGASSHYTCGGSLPTLNSSAPPSQTTLAQVPQMHPHQSVPLQQLAYQQSLLQQQIPQSQMQTPTQTQSLQQTQPLTPLSHSTPQSQPLLPPQIPTSQVPMVVPLLPGSGSTAHTDSSANTGGAFCSSSSSPSFSSAAALSSSAKIHPNPPTSTLPLGQK; the protein is encoded by the exons ATGGCTACGGATCCAGGGGAGCCCACCGGCACCGAGGACTCTGCAGAGAAACCTGATGGACAGCGGGAGGAGGGCAGGGCACGCCCTCAGAGGGAGAGGACGCTCAGCACCCCCTCTAACTTCCCCTCCTCCGGGAATCAGGAGAGGAATCCAACAACAGGGGAGGATGGAGGTATTCtcggtgaaggaggaggagggaggaagggggaacCCTCCCAGGTCAGGGACAAGAAACCAGTCAGAATGATTTCATTCTCCACGCCGTCGCTGCCAGACAGCACGGGCCCCAAGCAGCTGAGGAGGGAGAAGCGCTTCTTCAGGAAGAGTGTGGAGATTTGCGAGGAGGCTGACGATGTGGAGGTGCCCCCGGAGGCGCCACACAGCGCCCCTCACTCGGCGCTGCACGCCTCAGACTCGGTCTTCGCTGGCGCTGTCCTGCCGCAAGGGGCTGCTTCACCTGCGGCCCCCGGCCACGACCCCTCCTGCCCCGGCTCCAGCCAGGAGGCGGACAGGGATGCTCCTTCGACCACAGCCAaccagagagggaaggagagggagcgcgagcaggaggaggaggctgagatgAAGGCCGTGGCCACCTCTCCTGGAGGCAGGTTCCTCAAGTTTGATATTGAACTTGGCAGAGGGGCCTTCAAGACTGTGTATAAAGGCCTGGATACAGAGACGTGGGTGGAGGTGGCCTGGTGTGAGCTCCAG GACCGCAAACTGACCAAGGCAGAGCAACAGCGTTTCAAGGAGGAGGCCGAGATGCTGAAGGGGCTTCAACACCCCAACATCGTCCGCTTCTATGATTCCTGGGAGTCTGTGCTCCGTGGAAAGAAGTGTATTGTACTCGTCACTGAACTCATGACTTCGGGAACACTCAAAAC CTATCTGAAGCGCTTTAAAGTGATGAAGCCTAAAGTCCTGAGGAGCTGGTGTAGGCAAATCCTGAAGGGCCTCCACTTCCTTCATACCAGAACACCTCCGATAGTCCACCGAGACCTCAAGTGTGACAACATCTTTATTACAGGCCCTACAGGTTCAGTCAAGATAGGCGACCTGGGACTGGCAACTCTCATGCGGACCTCTTTTGCCAAAAGTGTTATAG GGACCCCGGAGTTCATGGCCCCGGAGATGTATGAGGAGCACTATGACGAGTCTGTGGATGTTTATGCCTTTGGCATGTGCATGCTAGAGATGGCGACTTCTGAATATCCCTACTCCGAGTGCCAAAATGCTGCTCAAATCTATCGCAAAGTCACAAGT gGTATAAAACCTGCCAGTTTCGATAAAGTCAATGATCCGGAGATCAAGGAGATCATTGAAGGCTGCATTCGACAGAACAAGAGCCAGAG ACTTTCCATCCGTGATCTCCTGAACCACGCTTTCTTTGGGGAAGACACCGGCGTCCGTGTAGAGCTGGCAGAGGAGGACACGGGCACCCAGGACTGCCTGGCCCTCCGGATTTGGGTTGACGAGCCCAAGAAATTAAAGggcaaacacaaagacaacGAAGCCATCGAGTTCAGCTACGACCTGGAGAATGATGTTGCTGAGGAAGTGGCGCTAGAGATG GTGAAGTCGGGATTTTTCCACGAGAGCGATGCCAAAGTGGTGGGGAAATCCATCCGAGACCGAGTGAATCTCATCAAGAAGTCCCGCGAGcgtcggcagcagcagcagcttctccagcaacagcagcagggccTGGAGGAAAGAAGAGACTCCgctttcacctcctccacctttgCTCATCCATCATGGCCGTCCTCATCGGGGCCAGGAGCGGCTGGAcagacgggaggaggagggcaggagtcCGAGGAGCCGTCTGATGGGGATCAGCATATCAAACAGCATTATATCTTCAGTGGAACCACCCCTAATCTGCCAG AAGACGAAAGCATCGGGTCGGCCAGCTGTGAATCATATGCAAGTGGGCAGAGTCACTATTCTCACCAAGGGGAATTCTACAGCCACTCTCAGACGTTCCCTGCTGTGGCACCA AGTTGTAGCACTCCATCTCGCCCCCAGATGGTCCCCATCGGTGAGAGCGGAAGTGTTCCTAACTTACCTGTCGGCCAAAGCGCGAGCATGTCCAGCATGTCTGTAGgccagagtggaggaggagctgctgctcagacgTTTCTTCAGCCCAATCCCATGGTTCCACAGGTATCACCAAGTGTCCAACAACAATATTTTCAG TCACAGACATTCCCATCAGATGCATTTCAGTCAGCCATACCCCCTGGGTCGATTGCCCCCTCACAATCATACATACCCCCTGCTTCTCTACAAATGCCTGTCAATGTTCTCACTGCACCCATCTCCGTCAGTGATCCCGCTGGACTTGCGGGGGCCGTTGTGCCCCTCGTTCAGCAGACCCAGCCCCCAGCCACACCCATTCAGCTCGCTGACATCATTCCCCATGCAGCACCCCTGCAAACACAGCCTGTCATGATCCCTCAGCATACTATTGTCCAACAACAACAGATAGGGATGGATCCGCAGACATCCACCATTCAgcaacagccacagcagcaaaTGGAGGCCCAGGTTGCTTTACTTGATCAACAAGTTACTGCTACTCTGCCACCGATGGAGACGCAACCGCAAGGACTTTCCGCGACAGCTGTCCTGACACATGCGACTGAGCCACCGCAGCAGATATTCGTACAGcaacctgctcctcctgtccATTCACTTCCAGAGCAGAAACTGTTCCCTGCACCAACAGGTATGGAGCAACCAGCTATGTCATTACCCCAGGAGCAACATCAAGCTTTTAGACCTCAGCTGACAGCAGAGCCTTTTGAGCAGATAGCCATGCTACAACCACAGCAACTGCATCATACACCTCAGCAACAGCAAGCTTTGCTACAACAACATCAAGCCTCTCTGTATGTCAAACAACAACTTgatcagcaacaacaacaagcttTTATTCAAGCTCAAATGCAGCAGCATCAACTGGACCATCAGCACGCACTTATGCAGAAAAAACTTTTggatcagcagcaacaacaaattCTTATCCAACAGCAAGAACAGAAGCAACATCAGCAAGTTTATTTACAGCCTAATttagagcagcaacaacaggagCTTCCCaggcagcaacaacagccacAGAGCCAGCTATATCAACAATGTGGACAAAACCTAGTTGGAATACAGAAAGAATCAGAGAAGccccagcaacaacagccagGACTCCAACAGCAAACACATCAGActcaacagcaacaagacttACAGCAAATACTTATGCAGCAattacaacagcaacagctACAGCAAAACTTTCAACtacagcaacaagagcaacaACAAGCCCAGCTCAAGCAGCAGatagagcagcaacagcaagctctcctgcagcaacagaaacaaCTCATCTTCCAACAGCAACAAGCGGAGAGACTACAGCAACAGGCGTTGATGCAGCAAAAGatccaagagcagcagcaagcAAACATCATCCATCCTCAGCAACCAGAGAAAGACGACACTGCTGCGTTTCCACAAAGtaagagcgagcagcagattCAGCAGCAATTTCCTGAACTACATCATCCATATATTCCCCAGCCTAACACCTCTCAGTATCCAGTCCATGCCACCCTCTCACAACAGCAAGGTGTTGGGCAACAACAGCATGCAGCATTCATTCAAAAGCAGCAAGGATTTGTTGGCCAGCCTCAGCTCCATCCTTCCTTAACAGAGCATCATATTCCAGTTGGAGCTCCGCCAATCACTGAGGTTGCTCAGCAAAAGCAAATTGTCTCACAGGCCCATGTTGCTATGGCAATTCAGACTACTCAGATCCCAGTGCAGACGCCTGCTGTTGGCCCAGCTCAGGTTCTTACACAACAAGGACAAAATGTGGCTTTTCCTCAGGGACAGATACCTGCTCAATTCGTAGCCCAGCCCACAGCCCAAACAGCCTCAGCTATGATCGAGAGTCAAGTAGGTCTTCAAGGGTCAGTCCAAGGACAGGCCCCGGCCATCCAGACCCAGCAAATTCCTCTCCAGACTACTTATCCAGGAACTGTCGCTCCTATGCAGAACCAAGCAACTGCTCAGGAATTACTCCACAATCAGCCTCTACACCTGACTCTTGGTCAGTCCCAAAGCCAAACTGGTGTCCAGCCTTCAGCTGCAATTAGTTCAGCTCATAGTCAGATCCAATGTGAGACCTGTGTTCAGCAAAATCTTCAAACTGGACTCATCCAACCGCATCTTCATCAGCAAGCTTTTGAAGCATCAGTTCACCAGTTGCATGCTCCATCTGCTGCGGCTCAGTTCACCCCTCAGTACGTCCCTCAGCCTACCCACTCCGGAACACCACCGGTAACGGATTTAACCTATATGCCACAACCACAGCAAGAGCCAATGCAGCAGTATCTGCAAATGCCTCCTACTGCAGCTGGGATTGTTGCTCCTACAACAGATCAGAGTCCTCCAGTAACTGACCCCAATAGTGTCGCCACTGTTCAACAAGTTAGGCAGACCAGTACTCCGGGTCAGGCACTACTGGGTGCAGTTAATCAGGTTGAGCAGAAGTCCATAGGAAGCACTGCAGACCCCTCGGTCATAGCAGCAGTCCCCCAGTCTACTGGACAATATAAAGAGCTACAGAAGCTGGCACATGTGCAGGAACCACTGGCTCCATCCTGTCCACAGCCCCAGTTACTGTCGCGGTATATTGCCAACCCCACCCAGCAACAGCATGCTCCAAACCAGGCAATATCAGCTGCTGCACATCAAGTGACGTTTCCCACTGCAACTGCAGCCCCCAACAGCGCGGCTGGACTTCAGTCTCAGGACAGAAGCCTGTCCTTCTACAGTGATTCAGCAGCAGGTGTCCCATCTTCTCCACAGCATCAGACCAAGCAAATGCTgccagctcacacacacacccaaaccaGCATTcagtcacaaacacactctcaaacacagacacagacacacacgcaggctCATTCGCACACTCAGACACGCACTGAAACACCAGCATCTGAACAGCCTGCTGTGCCCCATGCTGCCTTTCCTGCATCACAAATGCCGCTCAGCCCTACTCATACCTCACACCCCCCAACATCACTACCATTGCTTCTTCCATCCCTACCACCCTACCATCCTGCTGTTGAGCCTTTGACAGAGCTgccctcatctcctccagcgGCCCAGGTAGCCTCGCCAGAGCTGGCCGACTTTATACCCACCTCCCCTCCACCCGTCACCACTCTACATTCGCTTGAATCTAATGCCCCCAAACTGCCCCAAGCCTCGCTGCAAGACTGTGACCCTTCCCTGCTGGGTACTGCTCAG GATGGTCTATACCTGTCAAGTACAGAACGTCATTCTTCGTCGGG GTCTGTTCCAGCCAATGGAGAGGAATCTCTGCTCCTGGCTAATGGGAAATTAGACAGATTAAAGAGCCAAAGGCGCGCTTCTGCTCTGAGACCCGAGAAAGTTTCACATCAGTTTCAACTGACGATGCTCCAG GTGTCTGGGAGTGGGGACAATATGGTCGAATGCCAGTTGGAGACTCATAGCAACAAGATGGTGACGTTTAAATTCGACATTGAAGGAGATGCACCAGAGGACATAGCAGATTATATG GTTGAAGAGGACTTTGTCCTAGATATAGAGAAAGAAAAATTTGTTGAGGAGCTCCAAGCCATAGTTAAAAAGGCACAAGAAAATCTTCAAACACATTCACTG ACTGGATCAACAGACCAGCTGCACGTCAGCACTCCCAGTAGCTCCTCAG TCGACTCAGTACCCTATTCTTCTCCAGTGGGACGCTGGCGCTTCTTCATCAACCAGACCATCCGACACAGAGACTCTTTATCCAGCCAAGGAGCGGCCACCCCTTTACCCACATCAGATACAAAGACATCCCAATCCCTTAAaacagagacag AAAATGAAGGACCACAGAGTCTGGAATCTTTAAATGGAATGTCCTCTCCCCCATGTCCAAGTCATTCTGCAACCTCTCCTGCCTCAATGCAGCCCTCAGCTCTGCCTCCTATCAGTGCTCCCTCCGGTAGCATTTCTGCCCCGGCCTCCACTTTTGAAGCCAGTGTCCCATTTGCACCTGTTGCTGAGCTGCTGCCACCAGGTCCCAGTGAGCAGGTCTCTAGCGCTCCCTCATCAATACTagttcctgctgctgtgaacaTACCCACGTtgtccactgctgctgccattAAATCTCCAACGCTCACCACCCTTCACCTGGATGTGCTTTCTTCTGCTGACATGAGTGGTTGTTCCATTTTAGGTAATGCACCAGACCCATCTCCagcctcttttctttctcccactcttcctcctctgtctgctgctgcgaTGATCTCCTCAGCAGTGAGTCAGCTTGGTGCAGAGCAGCAGTTGACACTCAACCCAGTCTCTAAACAAACACAGGCCCAACTTCAGCAGACACCTGTAGTTCAGCAGCAGTTGTACACAATAATGGCTGAacagcagacacaacagacacaaCATCCAGTTCCGATGCAACATTTACAACATCGGGCATTCCAAGAGCAAgcacagctccagcaggaccGCAAACTGCAACAATCCTTAACCttacagcaacagcagacaaTGCAGAAGCAAATACCACAATCTAATGTGACAGAAGTGCCAGTGTTGCCCCAGCTGGATCATCCAGAACTGCCAGTGCCCCTGCAGCAGTCCCAACAAGCTCTTCCTCAACAGCCACCACAACAATACGCCCAACacttgctgcagcagcaacagttacAGCAGATGCCGCAGCAAGGTATGGCACCCCAAGCTGCAGCGCAACAGCAGGGCCACATcgatcaccagcagcagcaaatgcCCCTTCAAGAGACACTGCAGTTCCAGCAACAACAAAtggcactgcagcagcagcagcagcagcggcagcagcagcagcagcagcagcagcagcagcagcagcagcagcagcagcagcagcagcagcagcagcagcagatgtttatGTCTGCTGCCATTTTAAAACCAGACCAAACACAGTTGCTGCCCTTGCCAGGTAGTCAGCAACtgtttcagcagcagccattGCTCAATGTTGTTCCGGTACAATCCCAGCAGACGCTGGTGCAACAGACCCACGTTCCTGCTGAGGCGGTGCAGCAAAATGTACATACGCACCTAAAGCTGCAACATtttgatcagcagcagcaagaaaTGGTCAAAGCTACGGAGGCACCCCcgatgcagcagcagcggccacTGCAGAAGCAATCCTCTTTGCAAATGTCAGAGTCTGAGGCATCAGCAGGAGACACGAGTGTCACAGAGGACATGTGCAGCCACTCTGCTTCTTTTTACCCTACTTCTgactcctctctgccccctctccATCCGAGCACAGCCGAAGCCCCCACGCCTGCCCTCTCCCACGCGCTGACACCTTCACCTGCTCAGCCCTCCTCAGTCGCTGAGTCAGACAGTGAAGGCCCTCCCAAAATTGAATATGTAGACAACCGCATAAAGACTCTGGATGAAAAGCTGAGGAACCTGTTATATCAGGAGTATAGCAGTGGGGCACCAATGACTGGGGGAGCAGCCTCCGGCCCTGCATCCACTGCCTCCTCATCAGTAGGAGGTGACAAGCTATCTGAGCCACAGTCTTTCCCCCCACCAGCCTCATCCTCGGATACTTCTCCTCACTCTTCGTCATCCTCTACCTCTTCCACTACATCCCGCTCCTCTTCAACCTCTCCTGGACCACCAGAGAGAGTCGGGGCAGGGAAGGAAGGACCCAGTGTTTCAGAGCCGCTCACAATGGAGGAACAACCTAGCACTTCTATCCCCTCTACTTCTACCTCCTCTACCCCTCCTACTTCTTTAATGCCCCCCAAGCAGCTAGACTGTACAGGACCTCAGAAACCACCTGTACCAGGAGAACCAACCATTCTT GCTGTATCACCACACTCTAGCACACCTGGAGACACATCGTGGCAGTCTGGGCAACACCCCATCCCTCTACGACATGGAGAGCAGAAGCACAATGCAGGAG GACGCTCCAGCGGTGAAGGACTTAAGGAAGATAAAGAGGTTTCACCACTAAATTCACCTTCACACAAAGGAAGATTTCAG GTGACTCCAGTACCTCACTCCTCTCCCCCAAAGGATACAACATCAAGCCATGTTGGTACTCACAGGAAAGTGGGACGCTTTTCTGTCACCAAGGCGGAGACTCGGAAGGAGGACTGGCTGACCGACagctcccctgtgtctcctgatttggagagggagaggagaactCACgcaaaggaggaagagaaagaggaacgtAAAAGGGTGTCAGCAATGGCTCACCTGCCTCGAGGAAATGGGCACAACCACTCGCCGCTGGGCAGCAGTgacgatgatgaggatgatgagagtgagctggaggatgaagaacTGAGACGGGAACTGCACAGGCTCAGAGAGAA GCACATCAAGGAAGTGGTTTCCCTTCAGGCCCAGCAAAACCGAGAGCTGCAGGACTTATACAGACAGCTGCGTTCCTTTAAAGACCAAAGGCAGAGTTTGCCTGCCTCGCTGTCACGAGCACCTCTTCCCGCAGCGCCCGCTGTCCTCTCTCCTCGTAGGCACAGGCCAGCCAAAAGCAAGCTTCGGCCCAGGCCTCATTCGCACATGGATAACAATGGTGTCACACATTCTG GCCTGCAGCAGCCAAGCAATTTCTCAGGTAGTGAACAGAGCAGACTCCCCCACTGCTGTAACCCTGAGCAGCACACTTCACTTCCACTGCCTGGTAAAGAAGGTACAGTAG ATAACAATCCTTTAAGAAAATGCACATTCACAGATGAACTGCACAAACTTGTTGATAACTGGACAAAGGAGACGATGGACCCTACCCCTCACAGACCCTCTCTCAATCAGATTAAGCAGATTCAGCAGGAGTTAGGAGGCTGGTGTCAACAAAGTGAG GTGCCTCCATCGGGTTGGTTTTCGATGGCACCTCAGAGCCCTGTGGGAGCATCTTCCCATTACACCTGTGGAGGGAGCCTGCCCACATTGAACTCCTCAGCGCCACCATCACAGACAACCTTGGCTCAAGTGCCACAGATGCACCCCCATCAGTCTGtccccctgcagcagctggcctATCAACAGTcccttctccagcagcagattcCACAGTCCCAGATGCAGACTCCCACACAGACCCAGTCCCTTCAGCAGACGCAACCCCTCACCCCGCTGTCCCATTCAACGCCACAAAGCcaacctcttcttcctccccagATTCCCACATCGCAGGTACCGATGGTTGTGCCTCTGCTGCCTGGCAGTGGCAGCACTGCACACACAGATAGCTCTGCTAATACTGGGGGGGCattttgttcttcctcctcctctcccagtttttcctctgctgctgctctatcCTCCAGTGCCAAAATTCACCCAAATCCCCCCACCTCTACTCTCCCTCtgggacagaaataa